The following are from one region of the Aspergillus luchuensis IFO 4308 DNA, chromosome 4, nearly complete sequence genome:
- the fhpA gene encoding flavohemoprotein (COG:C;~EggNog:ENOG410PJPT;~InterPro:IPR012292,IPR000971,IPR009050,IPR017927, IPR023950,IPR001433,IPR017938,IPR039261;~PFAM:PF00042,PF00175;~TransMembrane:1 (o276-296i);~go_function: GO:0008941 - nitric oxide dioxygenase activity [Evidence IEA];~go_function: GO:0016491 - oxidoreductase activity [Evidence IEA];~go_function: GO:0019825 - oxygen binding [Evidence IEA];~go_function: GO:0020037 - heme binding [Evidence IEA];~go_function: GO:0071949 - FAD binding [Evidence IEA];~go_process: GO:0051409 - response to nitrosative stress [Evidence IEA];~go_process: GO:0055114 - oxidation-reduction process [Evidence IEA]), with the protein MGLTQEQTDIIKATVPVIKVHGNAVTSVFYKNMLAAHPELNAIFNSSNQVNGHQPRALAGAVFAYAANIDNLGALGPAVELICNKHASLYIQPEHYNIVGKFLLEAMGEVLGDAFTPAIKDAWAAAYFQLADIMINREAALYKEADGWTEFRDFRIAKKVPESSEITSFYLEPVDGKPLPSFRPGQYISVQLFVPQLNHPQARQYSLSDKPRSDYYRISVKKEAGLNATEPGAEAHPGLVSNILHDLKKEGDIIKVSHPQGDFFLSDAEKQSSSPIVLLAAGVGLTPLTSILNTLLETESETQRKISFIHGARTSAARAFKPQIRELATKVPNLQAFFFTSHPAAEDKQGEDYDFAGRLDLSKLDSKKDLFLDDATTQYYVCGPESFMLDVKGKLAAEGVSADRIKMELFGTGGVPA; encoded by the coding sequence ATGGGTCTCACCCAGGAACAGACTGACATCATCAAGGCCACCGTGCCTGTGATCAAGGTGCATGGCAATGCTGTTACCAGCGTCTTCTACAAGAACATGCTCGCCGCGCACCCTGAGCTGAATGCCATCTTCAACTCATCCAACCAAGTGAACGGCCACCAACCCCGCGCCCTCGCCGGCGCTGTCTTCGCCTACGCCGCCAACATCGACAACCTTGGTGCTCTCGGCCCCGCAGTCGAGCTCATCTGCAACAAGCATGCCTCCCTCTACATCCAGCCCGAGCACTACAACATCGTCGGCAAGTTCTTGCTCGAGGCCATGGGCGAAGTCCTTGGTGACGCCTTCACCCCCGCCATCAAGGACGCGTGGGCCGCCGCTTACTTCCAACTCGCTGATATTATGATCAACCGCGAAGCTGCCCTCTACAAGGAGGCCGACGGATGGACCGAGTTCCGCGATTTCCGCATTGCCAAGAAGGTGCCTGAATCTTCTGAGATCACCTCCTTCTACCTCGAGCCTGTTGATGGCAAgccccttccctctttccgTCCCGGACAATACATCTCCGTTCAACTCTTCGTCCCCCAACTCAACCACCCTCAAGCCAGACAATACTCTCTCAGTGACAAGCCCCGCTCCGACTACTACCGGATCTctgtgaagaaggaggctggCCTTAATGCCACCGAACCGGGTGCCGAAGCCCACCCTGGCCTCGTGTCTAACATCCTGCACGATCTCAAGAAGGAaggcgacatcatcaaggtGTCGCACCCCCAGGGTGACTTCTTCCTGTccgatgcggagaagcagagCTCCAGCCCCATCGTTCTCTTGGCAGCCGGTGTGGGTCTGACCCCGCTCACCTCGATCCTGAACACCCTCCTTGAGACCGAGTCTGAGACACAGCGCAAAATTTCCTTCATTCACGGCGCTCgcacctccgccgcccgtGCCTTCAAGCCCCAGATCCGTGAGCTGGCCACCAAGGTGCCTAACTTGcaggccttcttcttcaccagcCACCCGGCTGCCGAGGACAAACAGGGTGAAGACTACGACTTTGCCGGTCGCCTGGACCTGAGCAAGCTGGATTCCAAGAAGGACCTGTTCCTGGACGATGCCACAACGCAGTACTACGTGTGTGGTCCCGAGTCGTTCATGCTGGACGTGAAGGGCAAGCTGGCCGCTGAGGGCGTGAGCGCGGATCGCATCAAGATGGAGCTGTTCGGCACTGGTGGTGTGCCCGCTTGA